In a genomic window of bacterium HR17:
- the rsbW gene encoding Serine-protein kinase RsbW → MPLRATVRDVDDGIVLVELRGSVDAAVQDELQDTINSAMRRAEQGLLISLDDVEFMDSSGIGALMRAWGEAENHGLMFAVIVRQPRLRKLLETLGLLDTLPNYLTVSDALAAWRAAKERERAEVEPFASSVQPKQRGVAPEPLAPRKAEWRMELTLVCEPALIAVARLACATFASQMGFGLDELEDIKLAVSEACTNVIQHAYEDRTGQHFFIACWVEQNALVIEVRDAGRGLPREVPTNLGTMIMRAVMDEVAWHSAEGQGTVVRMVKRRRC, encoded by the coding sequence ATGCCGCTGCGCGCAACTGTCCGCGATGTGGACGACGGTATCGTGTTGGTGGAGTTGCGCGGGAGCGTGGACGCTGCCGTGCAAGATGAGCTGCAGGACACGATAAACAGCGCGATGCGCCGTGCGGAACAAGGACTGCTCATCTCGTTGGACGATGTGGAGTTCATGGACAGTTCGGGCATTGGGGCGCTCATGCGGGCGTGGGGCGAGGCGGAAAACCACGGGCTCATGTTTGCGGTCATCGTCCGTCAACCCCGCCTGCGTAAGTTGCTGGAAACGCTGGGACTTTTAGACACCCTGCCCAACTACTTGACGGTCAGCGACGCCTTGGCGGCGTGGCGCGCCGCAAAAGAACGCGAGCGCGCGGAAGTTGAACCGTTTGCGTCGTCGGTCCAACCCAAGCAACGGGGGGTTGCGCCGGAGCCGCTCGCGCCACGCAAAGCAGAGTGGCGGATGGAATTGACATTAGTGTGTGAGCCGGCGTTGATCGCCGTCGCCCGCTTGGCATGTGCGACATTTGCGTCGCAAATGGGCTTTGGTTTGGACGAACTGGAAGACATCAAGCTGGCGGTGTCGGAAGCCTGCACCAATGTCATCCAACATGCCTACGAGGACCGCACAGGGCAGCATTTCTTCATCGCGTGTTGGGTAGAGCAAAACGCCCTCGTCATTGAAGTCAGAGACGCAGGGCGCGGGCTGCCCCGCGAAGTGCCCACTAACCTCGGCACGATGATCATGCGGGCGGTTATGGACGAAGTGGCATGGCATTCGGCTGAAGGGCAGGGGACGGTTGTCCGCATGGTCAAGCGACGGCGCTGTTGA
- the tqsA gene encoding AI-2 transport protein TqsA produces MQIAVMPMQPRRAERVLTGKHAPLSGPWTPEQVKWLRRIGIVALVGVVALFLWNIRTILPLFLLGLCGAYLLNPLVDRLAKQGLPRTLAIVIVFTVLGMAALSVLILVVPPLIDQATQFVQACLPPKGRYYLLAQQLLTTVERRALRGDVPPFIEESVRQMWEQMGKFLLGLLQGTLASLSGLFSFVLLPLIVFYALQIFDPMRNRLRWWVPAEYREALAELVREIESLVGRYVRGYMVLCLAVGVVDTLFLSVCQWVFGMDFALAIGVLGGALYAVPYFGAIITTGAGVLAAYTTAQHHPIACAVTVAVGLIGINQLFDWFIMPRLVGHRVGLHPLTVLFAVMAGGTLMGVLGMLLAVPVAGAIKLTLQALFPYHFLPDTEQEDAAKMTVTHHSEGGDKA; encoded by the coding sequence ATGCAGATAGCGGTGATGCCGATGCAACCGAGACGCGCTGAACGCGTCCTCACGGGCAAACATGCGCCGCTAAGTGGTCCTTGGACGCCAGAGCAGGTCAAATGGCTGCGACGCATCGGTATCGTTGCGCTGGTCGGTGTAGTGGCGCTGTTTCTCTGGAACATCCGAACGATTTTGCCCCTGTTCCTTTTGGGATTATGTGGGGCTTACCTGTTAAACCCCCTCGTTGACCGCCTGGCGAAGCAAGGGCTGCCCCGCACCCTAGCGATTGTCATTGTCTTCACGGTCTTAGGAATGGCTGCCCTGAGCGTTTTGATACTTGTCGTGCCTCCGTTGATAGATCAGGCGACGCAATTTGTGCAAGCCTGTTTGCCTCCCAAAGGGCGCTATTACCTGTTGGCGCAGCAGTTGCTGACGACCGTAGAGCGCCGTGCGTTGCGCGGCGATGTTCCGCCTTTTATAGAAGAATCTGTGCGACAAATGTGGGAGCAGATGGGCAAATTTCTTCTGGGGTTGCTGCAAGGGACGCTGGCGTCCCTTTCAGGGCTGTTTTCCTTCGTGTTGTTGCCCTTGATCGTCTTTTATGCGCTACAGATTTTTGACCCGATGCGGAACCGGTTGCGGTGGTGGGTGCCTGCGGAGTATCGGGAAGCCTTGGCGGAGTTAGTGCGCGAAATAGAATCGTTGGTCGGGCGCTATGTGCGCGGTTACATGGTCTTGTGCCTCGCTGTCGGTGTCGTAGACACCCTCTTCTTGTCGGTCTGTCAATGGGTATTTGGTATGGATTTCGCTTTAGCCATTGGGGTGTTGGGAGGAGCGCTCTACGCTGTGCCCTACTTTGGGGCGATCATCACGACAGGCGCGGGTGTCTTGGCAGCCTACACAACGGCTCAGCACCATCCGATCGCGTGTGCTGTTACCGTTGCCGTCGGGCTTATCGGCATCAATCAACTGTTTGACTGGTTCATCATGCCGCGCTTGGTGGGGCACCGTGTGGGCTTGCATCCCTTGACAGTCCTCTTCGCAGTGATGGCGGGCGGCACGCTGATGGGGGTGCTGGGTATGTTGTTGGCTGTCCCGGTTGCCGGCGCGATTAAATTGACCTTGCAAGCCCTCTTCCCGTATCACTTTTTGCCTGACACAGAACAAGAGGACGCTGCTAAAATGACGGTGACGCACCACTCTGAGGGGGGTGACAAAGCATGA
- the sigF_1 gene encoding RNA polymerase sigma factor SigF produces the protein MTEWQLRQMDTDELFRLWKQTKDMRVRDELIFRHMDLAKALARRFMGRGEPMEDLLQVAIYGLINAVDRYDPDRGTKFVTFAVPTILGELKRHFRDAAWTLHLPRGLQELNQRVYKLMDTMTQTLGRPPTVAELAQELGVSEEQVIEAIEAAGAYEALSLEQELTNDEDDRPQSLSDVLVASETEEMERWQKRQLLAEAMSVLDERERKIVEMRFFDDLTQTQIAQRLGISQMHVSRLLRRALQKMQAYMRGRYADSGDADATETR, from the coding sequence ATGACTGAATGGCAACTGCGGCAAATGGACACTGACGAGTTGTTTCGGCTATGGAAACAAACGAAGGATATGCGGGTGCGGGACGAATTAATTTTCCGCCACATGGATTTAGCCAAAGCGCTGGCGCGCCGGTTCATGGGGCGGGGCGAACCGATGGAAGATTTGTTGCAAGTCGCGATCTACGGGCTGATCAACGCCGTTGACCGCTATGACCCCGACCGGGGGACGAAGTTTGTCACCTTTGCTGTGCCGACGATTTTAGGGGAACTCAAGCGCCACTTTCGGGATGCCGCGTGGACCTTGCACCTACCGCGTGGGTTGCAGGAACTTAACCAACGCGTTTACAAACTCATGGACACGATGACCCAAACGCTGGGGCGCCCCCCGACGGTAGCGGAGTTGGCGCAGGAATTGGGGGTCAGTGAGGAGCAAGTCATTGAAGCCATTGAGGCTGCCGGCGCCTACGAAGCCTTGTCGTTAGAGCAAGAGTTGACAAACGATGAGGACGACAGACCCCAGTCGCTCAGCGATGTGTTGGTCGCGTCAGAAACTGAAGAAATGGAACGCTGGCAAAAGCGGCAGTTGTTGGCGGAAGCCATGAGCGTCTTGGATGAACGGGAGCGCAAAATCGTGGAAATGCGCTTTTTTGATGACTTGACGCAGACACAGATCGCCCAGCGGTTGGGGATCTCGCAGATGCATGTATCGCGGTTGCTCCGACGGGCGTTACAGAAAATGCAGGCTTACATGCGCGGACGCTATGCAGATAGCGGTGATGCCGATGCAACCGAGACGCGCTGA